The sequence CCAATTTTGGCCACCACAGGGTTTGTCAGAGtggtggaatgtctcaggggatcacagatggccacgtagcgatcAAAAGCCATGGCCACAAGGATCCCAGAATGCATAGCAGAGAAGCTGAGAAGGcagaacatctgggtgaggcaggcgCCGAAATtgatctccctggaattgaaccagaagatgctcagcattttgggtAGGACGGCCGTAGACGGGACCACATCGGCGACgaccagcatgcagaggaaatagtacatgggcccaTGGAGGCTTGGCTCCCTCTTCACGATGAACAGGATTGTGAAGTTCCCCAAGATGGCTATGACATAGATCGCACAGAAAGGGATGGAGATCCAGATATGggctgcctccaggccaggaatgcccagcaggatgaaggtggaaGGGTTGGTAAAGTCTGTTGagttggaatctgacatggagtaggAGAGAAGGTTTCCAACGCTGAGGCAGAATGGTGTTTCCTGCATGTACCGTGCGTCCCCCTGACTTCCTGTATGTGCCCAGGGTCTAGGGTGATGGTCGCAGGAGAAATGCCTGGATGGAAAGAAAATGTTAATATTAGACACTACATACACAGCTCGAGGCTTGTCTCATGGATGGAGCAGGTTGGTCACtcttcacacactgaaaaatgacattttaatgatTAAGATAAATGAATTATGAACAATTGACCCTACTAATGTCAGTTCCATATTTTATGGTGCTCCTTTCGTCAATAATTCCTACACATCGTGGTATGGGAAACATTAATAGGCACCAGCACGAAACACGAGTGGATGCTGGTTTTCCCTCATTGTTCCTTAGGCCTTATCTGCACTGCCAAGTTTTTTTGCCAAGAGGCAGCATTTGGTGAAGAAATAGTGGAGGTGTAAACACTACAAATCCGCTTTTGAAGACAGAACTCCTCAGTTTCAGTGACGTAATAAAGGCACCTTAACGAGAGGTGTAAGGGTTTGCAACAATGATTTCTTTTAAGGCTTTTTCGTCATTGAccaaagtttcagcaaaaaaaatctgccaaTTTACACATAGGCTCAATACAATGAAACCCAGGCTACAGAGTCCATGCTGTAGGGGGTTTCCCATTCACCTAGTTATTGAAAATCTGAGAGTGGGAAAAAAACACCTTTGCCAAGACATGTGCCAGGGGAAACATCCCAACTAGAACACACCTCAGGGAAAAGACTTGGGCATCATTGATAGCAGCTCCATTGATAGCATTGATATCATTGATATCATTGATAGCAGCTCCATTGATAGCAGCGGTAGTGGCCACAACAAAGACAATGTTCAGATTCGTAAGGAATGGTATGGAGAATATCCTGCTCTGGAGATGCACTCACTTTTGCTCACCCAGCCTCTATAAAGGATGTAGCAGATAGAAAGGGGATTTCCCAGGCAGGCTGTGAGAATCGGGGAGGCTGGCGTATGCGGAAAGActgaaaagtctgggactggttagtttagagaagagacaattaaggggcaTACGATAGAGGAGAACAAAATAAAGAATGGAACTGATTACATTGATATGGACAAACAGAGAACAGCTCCCAGCCAGTAATAGCTATCTACAGATACCCTTCAAAAGGGCCAATTCCCCAAAGATAAGGCAAATGATCAGCAAAACTGAGAGGGAGGAAAAATGTAGACAGAAAAATGGGAATGAAAAATGGAActtctttaagaagagtttatgAGAGATCTAAAAAGCCATgattccacaatcaagaaagTAGAGAACTTTGGTTAAAAACCCAGTTCAGTagcaaagtgaaggcagcaactggggggggagggaagcaatatataacaaatgggggaaagggaaaataGATAGCAAGCCATAGAAATTGGAAGTTATGAAAATAGATACAGGATGTTACAGACATTGGGGGAAATCCATGCTTTGCAGGGCTAAGGATAACAAAAAGGAAGTTATTAATTATCTTAAGAAGAAAAGAAACCCTCGAAAATGTGTAGGCCAATTCcaagagggagaaaggaaacttGTTAATGTTGGAGAAAAGGGAGATGTGTTCAAGAAAttgttttgttctgcatttggaaaggagcAGTATCAAGTACTCAGATCACACACGGTCATGAaacactttccagtccattagcagTCAAAGAGGATGTTAAACGgcatctacagtagaacctcagagttacaaaaaccagagttacgaactgaccgatCACCAAACTTCTCATTCCAAATCAAAAGTAGGCAGTCGGGCAgcaacagacccccccccccgaccccttaCCCCCCCTAAAAAAATCTAGGAGtctaattaatgccagtcaacaatatggttttatggaaaCAGGTCTTGTCAAATAAATACGATTTCATCCTTTCATGAGAGTACACATTTGGTTGATCAAGGGAACCATACAGATGCAACAGACTTCGATTTCTCTGAGGCATTTGATTTAGTCGGGGAAAACATTCAGTTAACATAATGAACAATATACGTCACTagagcacatgttaaatggagtAAAAACGAGCTCACTGACAGATCTCAGAAAGCAGTTGTGAGTGGGCCATTGCCAGGAAAAGGGGTTGTTTCTcatggggttctgcagggatcaggtcTAGGCCCGGTGCGattcagtattttcatcaatCATCTGGAAACAAATAGAAAATGATTGCAGGTAAAATCTACGGACGacccaaagattggcagagtggttaCAGTGAGGCAGTCAGGGCAGGCCTAGCGATTGATCTACAGTGTTTGTTGAGTTGGGCCcatgcaaacaaaatgttttaatacagtcaaatgcaaagtGATCCTCTCGGAACATGGAATGCAGGCCCCACAACCATGCTGTGGCACAGTATTATGGAACGCAGGGatgctgaaaaggatttaggggtcattgTGGACAACCAGCTTATCACAAGCTCCcaatgcaatgctgtggccaaaatggcTCACGCGATCCTTGGATTCATAAACGGGGGAGTGGTGagttggagcaggggaagggttTTATCTCTGGACATGGCATTGATTAAActgactgtgtccagttcttcagtccccatttcaaaaaggatgttgaaaaactggagagggtgcagaaaaaaaccacaaaaatgtttggagactggagaaaatgcctgacagAGAAAGAGATTTAAAGAGCTTCATCTATTTATCTCATCTAAAAAGACAATCAAGCAGAGCCTTCCATGGGGAGAAAACCATGGGAACTAAGGGGCTCTGTAATCTAGTTTAGAAAGGCAGAggaagacccaatggctggaagctgaagccagacaaattccacTCGGAATTATGGGCCAAATGATCAGCACTCGGGGTGATTAATCATTGGGACAAACtgcaaagggaagtggtggattctctaactCCCCATGTCTGCAGAtccagactggatgcttttctggaagatctgcttgaggttttgtctacacttaaaacactactgAGGCACTGCaaagtgcttcagtgtagacacgacTTACAGGGATGGTCTGTGTATTCCCGTCAGTGAGTATAattcacctccccgagaggtggcagCGAGTGGATGAGTTGTTCCACCGACCTCATTCTCTCTACATCGGGTTAGGTTGATATAGCGACAGCTCTCAGGGGGTGTGGATTCttttgctgttgcaaaaaaagcaaatgcaattttgggttgcattaacagaggcatagcatgcaagtcatggtaGGTGATTGTAcctctctactcagcactggttaggtGCTGTGTGCAATTTTGGTCACCGCTgtctagaaaggatgtagagaaactggtaAGGATCCAGAgatgagtgacaaagatgatccaaGGGATGGCATGCAAACCGTGcgcaaaggctgaaggaagtgGGTGTGTTTAGTTGAAAAAAGATTAAGGAGGGACATGAGAGTGGTCTTCAAgtatttgaaaggctgccataaaaaagatggagaaaaattgtcctTTTGAGACAAAGGGCAAGACAAAAGGCAATTGGTTCAGAGTGCAGCAGAGCCGATTTAGATTCAATttcaggaaaaactccctaacTATAAGAACAGCAGGACAACGGAACAGTCacctaggcaggttgtggaagctccttcactgaaggttttctaaggaggctggagccatctgtcttggatggtttagatacaacaaatcctacatcttggcagagggttggactagctgacccttGAAGGTCCCCTGTGGCTCTAGGATTGTacaatgtaaaatcctagtgtcgACTAGgtcttagtcaaacacaagttttggagttcaatacaggggtaacttggCTTAAATTTAACGGCTTTTGTTCTACTGGAATTCAGACAGAATgatctaattgtcccttctgatcttaaaccCTATGAATCTATGGATAAAGAAATTAAGTCAAGCATTTATATTTACtctgtctcataacacaggaacaagGGAACATTCAAGTACATTGAAAGTCTGAATATATAACATTgagaaagaaaaattgtttaCCTAATCCAtatttggcctgtggaactccttgccacacacattattggagcaaagagcatagctgaatgggattcacaaatggATTGGGCATTGTAGGTGGTGCTGGTGACACCATAGTTAGTTAATGCTGTCTGACACATTCAATTAGGAGACCTCATTTTCAGTTggttataattttgccaaattttaaccatttggactgaaatttcccaCACTGGGTTTCTGCTTCTAGCTGAattgtttttgaaagtttcagacCTAAGAGTTCAGCCAAGTTCTCAAATGAAGCCAGGAGAAAAGCGGTCTTGCCCATGTTGAAAAATTCATATAATTATTCCAGTGAGGAGCCCTACCCCCTCCATGATTTCCATCACAAAGTCAGGTGAGAGCCATCCCCGttaacagccagagccctgaaatgcaagaggaggagggagagtccCTGTGCATTAGCTCACACACAGCTGGCTCCTGAGGTCTTTACTCAATTCTTACTCCAAGGGGAGTTTTGCTTCTGTGGGGCCTGAGAACGTATGGGCCAGGgactcagaatttggccttgtattCTACATCTACTGAAACCTTTCATTCTGAAGCATCCcctgtgccactgaaatgcagccatctcggGGCTAGAGCCCATCAGCAAGGGGCAGAGCAAAGGGGACATTTTGGCCAGTGATATTGGAGCAAACTCATCCCCTGTGGCAAAGGTCCCAGCATGTTTAATGGTTGTGCAGAGCGGAAAGGACCACAGACCTATTCTCTGTTCCATAACGCCCACATTGCACTGGGTTTGTCAAGcaagtgagctcctcagcaagaGATGGGTACCTGTGAATTCTGAGCCAGACGTGTCTTCCCTGGGAATCCTCTGCAGACAGCCGTGTTCCAcacctctctcaccccagcatctgcagcagcGTCCAACGCTGAGAGCCGACCTGGGGTGTGCACCGTTTATAATCTAGCTGTGCACATTCCcagggggggtcactcagcctcTAGGAGAGAAGTGGCATCTGGATGCAAATAGGCTGGAAACCGTAGACACTCTAGCCAATGTCTCTCTTTCAGTGTCTGTGCTTCTGAGTTCTTTATCCAGGTTTAGAAGTAAACAGTCATTAAGGAACgttcccaaagggagatgagaactcttGGGCTCTCCACTGAGTCAGAGAGAAATTGGctgctctgtgtatttgtgtatatttaaaaagtagAGTTGATTAAGAAGAAAACTAGGGGTAATGGGCAGCTCTCCAGAGGGTCTGATACCCTGTAAATGCCCAGTATTAATGGTTAGATAGTAGACAGAGAAATCTGGAGAAAGGTGACTATatgactataacaaggtttaaaagagaactgggactataacagggtttaaaagagacctggataaattcatggaggttaagcgCATTTATGgatattagctaggatgggtaaggaatggtgtccttagcctctatttgtcagaggggggtgatggatggcaggagagaaatcacttgATCGTTACCTCTTAGGTTCACTCACCCCAGGGCATCTGGCAttgccactgtcggtagacaggatactgggctggatggacctttggtctgacccagtacgaccattcttatgttcttaaggtaagTGAGGAGAGAAACGAACACTTTCTGCAGGCACACAGGGCTATCACTAAGGCATCAGAAATCAGTAATTCTCATCAGTAACTGTCATCATACTGTGTAACACCTTTCATTGAAGGATCTTCAAAACACCAAGTAAAGGAAAGTCACTATGAACATATAGTCATTATActgataggtaaactgaggcaaaggaagaCTGACTTGGTGAAGGTCACACAGAGAATGAcagacagaacccaggactcttgacttccctgctctaaccatggtCTCTCCATTAGTAACTGAGCACATGACAAGAAGGAAATGGACTCACAGTCTAGCAGGGCTTGTTTTTTAGGTGGGTGTGACGGACTTGCCCAGGATGCAACCTGGAAAGGGCGTATCACCGAGCCCTCTGcataccaacctgggctccctttcacacttTGAGGATGTGACAAGCTGCTATCCTCTCCAGGTTTGGACTCTTACAGCCAGACACAGCCAGACACATctccacccagctgcagttacatgaatgTTTTCACTAGGCACTCATGTACCAACAATAGAGCGGCTAAAGCCAATTTcctgcctgcccgcccccacccccagagctccccaggcGAGGAACCCAGAGCTGTACTGTCTTACCCTGGTCAGAAGCCCAGAGACTGTAcatttattacccagtccacccctccctcaatgtggagaggacaatacACTAGCCCCTGTTCCTGAGCACATTTCCCTTTTGCATTTCAAACAACACACAGttttagataaaaaaaaatatgtaaaaccGAGTTATTAACTGcagaaggatagattttaagtaattataagtaATAAGTGTACAGATCAAAGGAGATGACctaagaaataaagcaaaatgacaatctgagttctataaactTGACAGGATTTGAATCACACAGTGTGTCACTCTGATGGTACAAACAGTCCACCTGTCCTCCATGCAAAAGTTAGAAATgccttcagcctgggaccaaatCCCCAGTTTGGTCCTTCTTCCTAAGgtttttccaggtgttgagttatgcgggggagtgaggccaagcaTTTTTGTTACTTCCACCTTTTATGGCTTCTGTCATTCGGAGGGACCTTCATTTTTCCAAGCAGAAGCCCCCAGCACAATTACCAGAAACGCACAGGCACAAATGGAGTCCAGTGTCACATGAGCTGCTCATATGCCCTCACATGCTTTCAGAATTTTTGGCACAAAAATgagacatgcatacaaatagggtaatcatattcagcaaatcataactttttcactGATACCATTGATACCTGTTCCTTTGGGGGCACAGAATGTCACACCTCCCCCCTTAGTTTACTGCAGAAGTGTTAGTCACTGACTAGGTTGGAGGGAGTGTGCCCAAGGCCTTCTTAAGGTTTGGAACATACAATGCCCAAGCGTTGCAAACCTTGGAGTGTGATCCACATGTGTTTTTACAAAGTTCTGTGTGCCTTCTATTTGTCACTTGAAAACCTGTCTTTGTAAATGTGCAGGATTGTCAACCGTTGTGTTTTTGCAACAGGTGATAATACAGATAGTCATCAATGCCATGAAGtggtttgcctcagtttcctcttccacACAGCAGACCAGGTTTATTATGCTTTCCCAGCCGTAACAAGCTTTGAGACTGTTTAGAGGTGTTAGCTGAGAAACAGTATTCCCATAGGGCTTCTTTTTTACTACATGTAGCTTATTACAACTTTTGATAGGATTTACCATCAGTGTCAAATTCTTTGTTATCAGATTCACCATTAGCAACAAACattggatgaggctttcttccagcaactcacggaagttactagatggcaggccctggttctcatgggagacttcaatcaccctgatatctgctggaagagcaatacagcggtgcacagacaatccaggaagtttttggaaagtgtaggggacaatttcctggtgcaggtgctggagaaaccaagtaggggcagagctcttcttaacctgctgctcacaaaccgggaagaattagtaggggaagcaaaagtggatgggaacctgggaggcagtgaccatgagatggtcgagttcaggatcctgacacagggaagaaaggagagcagcagaatacggaccctggacttcagaaaagcagactttgacaacctcagggaactaatgggcaggatcccctgggagaataacatgagggggaaaggagtccaggagagctggctgtattttaaagaatcctaattgaggttacagggacaaaccatcccgatgtatagaaagaCTAGTAAATagggcaggcgaccagcttggcttaacagtgaaatccttgctgaccttaaacacaaaaaagaagcttacaagaagtggaagattgggcaaatgaccagggaagagtataaaaatattgctcggggatgcaggagtgaaatcaggaaggccaaatcacacctggagttgcagctagcaagagatgttaagagtaacaagaagggtttcttcaggtatgttagcaacaagaagaaagtcaaggaaagtgtgggccccttactgaatgagggaggcaacctagtgacaggggatgtggaaaaagctaatgtactcagtgctttttttgcctctgtcttcaggtacaaggtcagctcccagactactgcactgggcagcacagcatggggaggaggtgaccagccctctatggagaaagaagtggttccggactatttagaaaagctggacgagcagaagtccatggggccggatgcgctgcatccgagagtgctaaaggagttggcggatgtgattgcagagccattggccattatctttgaaaactcatggcgattgggggaagtcccggaagactggaaaaaggctaatgtagtgcccatctttaaaaaagggaagaaggaggatcctgggaactacaggccagtcagccttacctcagtccctggaaaaaccatggagcaggtcctcaaggaatcaattctgaagcacttagaggagggaaaagtgatcaggaacagccagcatggattcaccaaaagcaattcatgcctgactaatctaattgccttctatgatgagatcactggctctgtggatgaggggaaagcagtggacgtgttgttccttgactttagcaaagcttttgacacggtctcccacagtattcttgccagcaagttaaagaagtatgggctggatgaatggactataaggtgggtagaaagttggctagattgtcggactcaacgggtagtaatcaatggctccatgtctagttggcagccggtatcaagtggagtgcccaagggtcggtcctggggccggttttgttcaatatcttcataaatgatctggaggatggtgtggattgcaccctcagcaagtttgcagaagacagagtcctgcacttaggatagaagaagccaatgcaccgctacagactagggaacgaatggctaggcagcagttctgcagaaaaggacctaggggttacagtggactagaagctggatatgagtcaacagtttgcccttgttgccaagaaggccaatggcattttgggatgtataagtaggggcattgccagcagatcgagggatgtgatcgtccccctctattcgacattggtgaggcctcatctggagcactgtgtccagttttgggccccacactacaagaaggatgtggaaaaattggatagcgtccagcggagggcaacaaaaatgattaggggactggaacacatgacttacgaggagaggctgagggaactgggattgtttgcggaagagaagaaggaggggggagttgatagctgctttcaactacttgaaagggggctccaaagaggatggctctagactgttctcagtggtagctgatgacagaacaaggagtaatggtctgaagttgcagtgggggaagtttaggttggatattaggaaaaactttttcattaggagggtggcgaaacactggaatgcattacctagggaggtggtggtatctccttccttcgaagtttttaaggtcaagcttgagaaagtcgtggctgggatgatttagttggggattggtcctgctttgagcagggggttggaatagatgacctcccttccaaccctgatattctaggattctatgattgcaTCACGAGATGTAACAATAACTCTGGATTTGGGTACCCGCCGTCCCACTTTTCTCTATCCATGAGAAGTCAGTTGTGTGACTGCTCATCTCCAGCAGGTCACTTAAACAGTTCCCTCTCAATGCCAGAGCCACAGGTTGAGTGCCTGGGAGCACAGATGCTGAATCAGCCATTCTGTCCTCGGCATCATCCCCCATGTGAtcagtgaggagacattcctgtactCCCACTATTCTTCCCCCATGTTTCTCCTCTGGCCCCCCACTCTAGGACACATACCCCTGTGCTCTCTAG is a genomic window of Lepidochelys kempii isolate rLepKem1 chromosome 1, rLepKem1.hap2, whole genome shotgun sequence containing:
- the LOC140899101 gene encoding olfactory receptor 52E8-like, with amino-acid sequence MQETPFCLSVGNLLSYSMSDSNSTDFTNPSTFILLGIPGLEAAHIWISIPFCAIYVIAILGNFTILFIVKREPSLHGPMYYFLCMLVVADVVPSTAVLPKMLSIFWFNSREINFGACLTQMFCLLSFSAMHSGILVAMAFDRYVAICDPLRHSTTLTNPVVAKIGLAVVLRGIMLVLPYLFLARRWPYCRTNIIPYTYCKHIAVVKLACADIRISSYYSLAVAFLVTGVDVFCIAVSYIQILRAIFSLPTKDARLKTFGTCGSHLCVILGSYIPHLFSALTERFGHNMALHFHVLMNNMYLLVPPMLNPIIYGVRSQQIRDSLLQLFTH